The following are from one region of the Alkalimarinus sediminis genome:
- a CDS encoding efflux RND transporter periplasmic adaptor subunit, translating to MFLRNTLGLLVVFSISLTNAHAEPSSSPRKSTSFLVEAVQVNYLKHGKRIDASGRLANKSEQKLSFKTSGPVDSIMVEEGDRVKKGQLLAQLNQEEIDAQVAQSQSVYDEAKRNAARYQALYEKGVVPVEQLQSAETRLEVARSDLRISKFNKQHSVIVAPDDGRILKRQIEANEMISPFQTAFVMSMNKGGWVIRSNVTDKDIVRTNKGDRATIQLDAYPGQTLTGYVSEVAAAADSRSHLFEIEVTLDPTDLRLHSGFISRILIEPSQQESVALLPIEAIVEADATRAQVFVLDENHKVIQKDVDIAWLASDAVAIKPGLEEGSSVVTSGATYLHEGAMVSVYTPPQ from the coding sequence AGCAGCCCCCGAAAATCCACTTCATTTCTGGTTGAAGCTGTCCAAGTCAATTACCTTAAACACGGAAAGCGTATCGACGCGAGCGGCAGGTTAGCCAACAAATCTGAGCAAAAGCTATCGTTCAAAACCTCTGGTCCTGTCGACTCTATAATGGTCGAAGAAGGAGACCGTGTTAAAAAAGGGCAACTGCTCGCTCAACTCAACCAAGAAGAGATTGATGCCCAGGTAGCGCAGTCACAATCGGTTTACGATGAAGCAAAGCGCAACGCTGCGCGCTATCAAGCACTCTATGAAAAAGGGGTTGTGCCGGTTGAGCAACTGCAGTCTGCAGAAACACGTTTAGAAGTTGCCCGCTCTGACCTTCGGATTTCTAAATTTAATAAACAACACTCAGTAATCGTTGCCCCTGACGATGGACGCATATTAAAACGCCAAATTGAAGCAAACGAAATGATCTCCCCCTTTCAAACTGCATTTGTAATGTCGATGAACAAAGGAGGTTGGGTGATTCGTAGTAACGTAACTGACAAAGATATTGTGCGTACAAATAAAGGTGACCGAGCAACCATTCAGCTTGATGCGTACCCAGGGCAAACCCTAACTGGATACGTTTCAGAAGTAGCAGCCGCTGCTGATTCAAGAAGTCACTTATTTGAAATAGAGGTCACCCTAGACCCAACCGACTTACGCCTCCACTCAGGCTTTATAAGCCGCATACTGATCGAGCCATCACAGCAAGAATCGGTAGCGCTCCTTCCCATAGAGGCAATTGTTGAAGCTGATGCAACCCGAGCCCAAGTATTTGTTTTGGATGAGAATCATAAAGTAATCCAGAAAGACGTTGATATCGCATGGTTAGCAAGTGACGCTGTCGCCATAAAACCTGGGCTTGAGGAAGGCTCATCGGTCGTAACCTCTGGTGCAACCTATTTGCATGAAGGGGCAATGGTTTCAGTGTACACACCCCCCCAGTAA
- a CDS encoding efflux RND transporter permease subunit, with protein sequence MNIPSLAIKNHQFTLVVILLLVALGTASLLNMPRSEDPQFDFPMTLTSVVYPGTNPIDMEKLVVDPIEDAINELEDIHVIRTDIEDGVAIIQTEFIYGSDPDEKYDDVVAAITTIRDELPANIRRLKTDKVSPADINILQLAVSSPSATYGDLKLTAERLENRLERVSGVKRVEVKAYPEQQVQVKADLIRLAALDVSLPELEQSLRASAANIPGGHVNIGQRRFTVQTSGDFSSIEEIRRTIVRSSGDHVVYVQDIADVSFGDDLPSYLARHQGVRSVFVTVIQRKGSNIFNVTKALNEEVERFKPSLHESISIETVVDQSGSVDKRVGEFFNNLLQGLILVGIATILVLGFRASLVVVLAIPMSILIGLGWLDVSGFGIQQMSIAGLVIALGLLVDNAIVVTENVGRFMREGHDRLTSAIKGSSQVAWAVVSGTLTTILAFFPILLLPSHSGTFIRSMPVTVVITLIASLVIAVMLTPLMASRFLKQGQCAKKATHQGCEFGEDTPDQSAPWALKQIHRFAHGPYHRMLSFSLKRPWVIMIISVAVLVSTLSLFKSVGVSLFPKAEKPQILVNIETAEGSSFDKTYALAVDVEKIIAKHPQVTSVTTNIGKGNPRVYYNITPKREVPNYAQIYVQLDDTGVYQDVETFISVLRNEFKALPAARVTVQEFMQGPPYVAPIAVRVMGDDLEALRTVAIDIENLVKQTPGTVNVDNPVARHKVDIRININRDKAARLQIPIQSIDQAIRTALVGQTIGSYRDEQGEDYDIVIRSAGSERPHFDALRDVNLKSPTGGMIMLGHLVEIEMKSIIPRFQHHNLERMARVTADVDTGFQTEPVTNEIIAKLDQYDWPDGVHYIIGGEQENRKESFGGMLQALIIALLGIFAVLVLQFRSFIQPLIIFAAIPFAITGAILGLWVTGYTFSFTAFVGLTSLVGIVVNNSIILVDYANQIRGATKIKVESKQDIANAIIESGKTRLLPILLTTMTTIGGLLPLTLSGSSMWSPMGWAIIGGLVVSTVLTLLVVPVLYQWLSKPQTQP encoded by the coding sequence ATGAACATTCCATCCCTCGCTATTAAAAACCATCAGTTTACACTAGTGGTGATTCTGCTTCTGGTTGCACTCGGCACGGCTTCGTTGCTAAATATGCCTAGATCAGAAGACCCTCAGTTTGACTTCCCAATGACCCTAACAAGCGTTGTCTATCCTGGCACTAACCCTATTGATATGGAAAAGCTAGTAGTCGACCCCATAGAAGACGCAATAAACGAGTTGGAAGATATTCATGTTATTCGTACCGACATTGAAGATGGTGTGGCCATTATTCAGACCGAGTTTATTTATGGCAGCGACCCAGACGAAAAGTACGATGATGTTGTAGCCGCAATCACGACCATTCGGGATGAGTTGCCTGCCAACATACGTCGCCTCAAAACTGACAAAGTTTCACCTGCTGATATCAACATATTACAACTTGCGGTCTCCTCCCCTAGCGCCACTTATGGTGATTTAAAACTGACAGCCGAACGACTAGAAAACCGTCTAGAGCGAGTATCTGGAGTGAAGCGCGTTGAGGTTAAGGCCTACCCAGAGCAGCAAGTACAAGTAAAAGCCGACCTCATACGATTGGCGGCTCTGGATGTTTCATTACCTGAATTAGAACAATCATTACGAGCCTCTGCCGCTAACATTCCCGGCGGACATGTCAACATAGGGCAACGGCGATTCACAGTACAAACCAGTGGGGACTTCAGTAGTATCGAAGAGATTAGGCGTACCATTGTTCGATCCAGTGGCGACCATGTAGTGTATGTTCAAGATATCGCCGATGTATCCTTTGGTGATGACTTACCTAGCTATCTCGCCCGCCACCAGGGTGTTCGGTCTGTTTTTGTAACCGTTATTCAACGCAAAGGCAGTAACATTTTTAATGTAACAAAAGCCCTGAATGAAGAAGTTGAACGATTTAAACCTTCATTGCACGAATCTATCTCCATCGAGACAGTCGTTGACCAAAGTGGCAGCGTTGATAAACGGGTAGGCGAATTTTTTAACAACCTGCTTCAAGGGCTTATACTCGTTGGCATCGCAACGATATTGGTATTGGGTTTTCGTGCATCTCTAGTCGTTGTGTTGGCTATACCTATGTCAATTCTCATTGGCTTGGGTTGGTTAGACGTTTCAGGGTTCGGCATTCAACAAATGTCTATAGCAGGGCTAGTTATCGCATTAGGCCTGTTGGTCGATAATGCGATTGTGGTAACTGAAAACGTAGGTCGCTTTATGCGAGAAGGCCACGACCGTCTTACCAGTGCGATCAAAGGCTCTTCACAGGTCGCGTGGGCGGTAGTCAGCGGCACATTAACCACTATTTTAGCGTTCTTCCCTATCTTACTGCTGCCGAGTCACTCTGGTACGTTTATCAGATCTATGCCTGTGACAGTGGTGATTACATTAATCGCCTCTCTGGTCATTGCCGTGATGCTGACCCCTTTGATGGCAAGCCGCTTTCTTAAACAAGGTCAGTGCGCCAAAAAAGCAACGCATCAAGGGTGTGAGTTTGGAGAAGATACTCCAGACCAAAGTGCGCCTTGGGCACTAAAACAAATTCATCGATTTGCTCATGGACCCTACCACCGTATGCTATCGTTTTCACTCAAGCGCCCTTGGGTGATTATGATCATTTCGGTTGCGGTATTGGTTTCGACACTATCACTCTTTAAAAGCGTTGGTGTCAGTTTATTCCCAAAAGCAGAAAAGCCACAGATTCTAGTGAATATCGAAACAGCTGAAGGCTCTAGTTTCGATAAAACCTACGCACTGGCAGTCGATGTTGAGAAGATTATTGCTAAGCACCCTCAGGTCACTAGCGTAACCACCAACATCGGCAAGGGGAACCCCCGAGTCTACTACAATATAACGCCGAAGCGCGAAGTGCCGAACTATGCCCAAATATACGTTCAGCTAGACGACACAGGTGTTTATCAGGATGTCGAAACCTTTATCTCTGTTTTGCGAAATGAGTTTAAAGCACTCCCCGCCGCTAGAGTCACCGTTCAGGAGTTTATGCAAGGGCCTCCTTATGTTGCACCTATCGCTGTGCGTGTCATGGGTGACGACCTTGAGGCGCTAAGAACTGTTGCTATTGATATTGAGAACCTGGTTAAACAAACCCCTGGAACCGTAAACGTAGACAACCCTGTTGCTCGTCATAAAGTCGATATTAGAATCAACATCAATCGAGACAAAGCTGCGCGTTTGCAGATTCCCATCCAGTCGATCGATCAAGCTATTCGAACCGCGTTGGTTGGACAAACAATTGGCTCTTATCGTGATGAGCAAGGTGAAGACTATGATATCGTCATCCGCAGCGCAGGCTCAGAACGCCCCCACTTTGATGCCTTGAGAGATGTAAATCTTAAATCGCCAACCGGCGGTATGATTATGCTAGGTCATCTTGTTGAAATCGAAATGAAAAGCATCATCCCTCGCTTTCAACACCATAACCTTGAACGTATGGCACGAGTAACGGCTGATGTAGATACAGGGTTCCAAACAGAGCCCGTCACTAACGAGATTATTGCTAAGCTCGATCAATACGATTGGCCAGATGGTGTTCACTATATTATTGGTGGCGAACAAGAGAACCGTAAAGAGTCATTCGGTGGTATGCTGCAAGCGCTCATCATCGCCCTACTGGGTATCTTCGCGGTACTGGTGTTGCAGTTTCGGTCATTCATCCAACCTTTGATTATTTTTGCTGCCATACCATTTGCCATAACAGGCGCTATTCTGGGCTTATGGGTAACCGGCTATACTTTCTCATTCACCGCTTTTGTAGGGCTAACCTCTTTAGTCGGTATCGTGGTTAATAACTCTATCATTCTGGTTGACTATGCCAACCAGATTAGGGGGGCAACCAAGATTAAAGTGGAGAGCAAACAAGATATAGCCAATGCCATTATCGAATCTGGTAAAACCCGACTACTGCCTATTTTACTAACCACGATGACGACTATCGGGGGGCTGCTGCCACTCACATTAAGCGGCTCATCGATGTGGTCTCCAATGGGCTGGGCTATTATTGGTGGTCTAGTAGTTTCAACAGTGTTGACTCTTCTGGTGGTGCCTGTACTCTATCAGTGGCTATCTAAGCCTCAGACTCAACCATAG
- a CDS encoding patatin-like phospholipase family protein: protein MKNDLSHIENVVFAGGGNRCFWQAGLWDVIAEPLNLKPKRIFSVSAGSAISCGILAGQSHECLRIVKETTASNAKNRYMRNLFTSEPVFPHERLYREMVLKIMHGDAFKQLKRGPSNAIQVARIPRWLGPKSAVAVGLMAYQLEKKLREPVHPTYGRKLGFKSEFINAADCNSPEELTDLILSSSCTPPMTPIMYRNNKPVLDGGLFDNAPVHGVPENSGDTLVLLSRPYRFIPPVTGREYLAPSEKPPVDSWDYTNPKGVQDTFDLGRRDGEALLKTMGSGRITL, encoded by the coding sequence ATGAAAAACGATCTATCACATATTGAAAATGTTGTTTTCGCCGGTGGAGGAAACCGCTGTTTCTGGCAAGCTGGACTGTGGGATGTTATTGCCGAGCCGTTAAACCTTAAACCCAAACGAATTTTCTCGGTAAGTGCTGGGTCTGCAATATCCTGTGGCATTTTGGCGGGACAATCTCACGAGTGTTTGAGAATTGTAAAAGAAACAACCGCCAGTAACGCCAAAAATCGCTATATGCGTAATTTATTTACCTCTGAGCCAGTGTTCCCTCATGAGCGTTTATATCGTGAAATGGTATTAAAAATAATGCATGGCGATGCTTTCAAGCAGCTTAAACGCGGTCCATCTAATGCCATTCAGGTCGCGAGAATACCTCGTTGGCTAGGCCCTAAAAGCGCTGTAGCAGTTGGTCTGATGGCTTATCAGCTTGAGAAGAAACTTCGAGAGCCAGTTCACCCGACTTATGGTAGAAAGCTAGGGTTTAAATCAGAGTTTATTAATGCGGCCGATTGTAATAGCCCTGAAGAGCTGACAGATCTGATTCTCTCCTCTTCATGCACACCACCAATGACTCCCATTATGTATCGCAATAACAAACCTGTTCTTGATGGCGGACTATTTGATAATGCCCCAGTACATGGTGTACCTGAGAACAGCGGCGATACACTGGTATTGTTATCGCGTCCTTATCGATTTATTCCGCCAGTTACTGGGCGGGAATATTTAGCACCATCAGAAAAACCACCCGTCGACAGCTGGGACTACACTAATCCAAAAGGCGTACAAGACACCTTTGACCTTGGTCGTCGCGATGGAGAAGCATTATTAAAAACCATGGGCTCGGGTCGAATCACGCTATAA
- a CDS encoding OmpA family protein, with translation MKKLLSGIALLAATAPSVNAEELDSGFYIFPSIGYFLLDDDRNADNTATASFAVGYQFNNRFSTEAAYGIFDTESNVTGKDIDGSYYHVDAVYHLNDDDTLQPYVLAGIGNMDLGIPNSENDAETSYNAGAGFKRHLTENLSLRAEARMFYGNDSNNKDALLNFGLVYLFGGSSSSYAEESSADDSNYDSDGDGIMDSQDQCPNTATGAEVDGSGCVIVAAVVAPKDSDNDGVADSADQCPNTPAGRTVDANGCELDADGDSVVDGADKCPETPEGAKVDETGCSLAIAETITQTLHVKFPNNSSIVPSSAKPEIKELSVFMTSYPATKVTIEGHTDSSGEAKYNQYLSEKRAKAIAKILVEDYGIESSRVDAIGYGEEKPIADNTSAEGRKQNRRVEAVIEATK, from the coding sequence ATGAAAAAACTACTTTCTGGCATCGCTTTATTGGCTGCCACTGCCCCCTCAGTCAATGCCGAAGAACTCGATAGCGGCTTCTATATTTTTCCTTCAATTGGTTACTTTTTGCTTGACGACGACCGCAATGCCGACAATACAGCAACAGCGTCGTTTGCAGTTGGTTACCAATTCAACAACCGCTTTTCGACTGAAGCAGCTTATGGAATTTTTGACACCGAATCTAACGTAACCGGCAAAGATATCGATGGCAGCTACTATCATGTCGATGCGGTTTACCACCTAAACGATGATGATACGTTACAACCTTACGTGTTAGCGGGTATTGGCAACATGGATTTAGGTATTCCGAACTCTGAAAATGATGCCGAAACCAGTTATAACGCAGGTGCAGGCTTTAAGCGCCATTTGACCGAGAATTTATCATTGCGTGCAGAAGCTCGCATGTTCTATGGTAATGACTCAAACAACAAAGATGCGTTACTCAATTTCGGCCTCGTATATCTGTTTGGTGGTAGCTCATCTAGCTACGCTGAAGAGAGTAGCGCAGACGACTCAAATTACGACAGCGATGGTGATGGCATAATGGACAGCCAAGACCAGTGCCCTAACACTGCAACAGGTGCAGAAGTTGATGGTTCGGGTTGTGTCATTGTGGCAGCCGTTGTTGCACCCAAAGACAGCGATAATGATGGCGTCGCAGATAGTGCAGACCAATGCCCTAACACTCCAGCCGGCAGAACAGTCGACGCAAATGGCTGTGAGTTAGATGCTGATGGTGATTCAGTGGTAGACGGCGCTGATAAATGCCCAGAGACTCCAGAAGGCGCGAAGGTAGACGAAACAGGTTGCTCACTGGCAATTGCAGAAACCATCACTCAAACACTGCACGTAAAGTTTCCAAACAACTCATCTATCGTGCCAAGTAGCGCTAAGCCTGAAATTAAAGAGTTGTCTGTATTTATGACATCTTACCCTGCAACAAAAGTCACTATCGAAGGCCATACCGATAGTTCAGGCGAAGCAAAATACAACCAATACCTTTCTGAGAAGCGAGCTAAGGCGATTGCTAAGATACTCGTTGAAGACTACGGTATCGAAAGCTCACGTGTAGACGCTATCGGCTATGGTGAAGAGAAGCCTATAGCAGACAACACCTCTGCAGAAGGTCGTAAACAGAACCGTAGAGTTGAAGCCGTGATCGAAGCGACTAAGTAG
- a CDS encoding substrate-binding periplasmic protein, giving the protein MRAISTLIFFVTLAICYNLNADTLKLAADPWCPYNCNTDDSQQGFMIDAARTIFEQSSISVEYKNINWARAKADLNKGIFDAVVGMSKNDDFDQWVFPREELGVEQMCVYTDDPNWRYTSTEDLHDVLLGVINSYEYGSDTDNYISQNKEARKVISISGINPLKRLIEMLRRDRIDALIENRYVMDHFLRHTSSTLRVAGCLSPPREVYIVFSKNNPKAEEYAEILSKGIIKLRTEGTLTKILAKYGVSDWKAP; this is encoded by the coding sequence ATGAGAGCTATTTCAACTCTAATCTTCTTTGTAACGCTGGCCATCTGTTATAACCTTAATGCCGATACACTCAAGTTAGCAGCAGACCCTTGGTGCCCCTATAACTGCAATACAGATGACTCGCAGCAGGGTTTCATGATCGATGCTGCTCGCACAATCTTCGAACAATCATCCATATCTGTTGAGTATAAAAATATTAACTGGGCTCGTGCAAAAGCCGACCTAAATAAAGGCATCTTCGACGCAGTTGTCGGCATGAGCAAAAATGATGATTTTGATCAGTGGGTGTTCCCCCGAGAGGAGCTAGGCGTTGAACAAATGTGTGTCTACACCGATGACCCCAACTGGCGTTATACATCTACAGAAGACTTACATGATGTTCTTCTAGGAGTCATCAATAGTTACGAGTATGGCAGTGACACCGATAACTATATAAGCCAAAACAAAGAAGCAAGAAAGGTCATTAGTATTTCAGGGATCAACCCACTAAAAAGGCTCATTGAAATGCTAAGACGAGACCGAATAGATGCGCTGATAGAAAACCGTTATGTGATGGATCACTTCTTACGGCATACCTCGTCAACCCTAAGAGTGGCTGGCTGTTTGTCACCCCCTCGTGAAGTCTATATTGTATTCTCTAAAAACAACCCAAAAGCAGAAGAGTATGCCGAGATACTCTCGAAAGGCATTATTAAACTCAGAACAGAGGGCACCTTAACCAAAATACTTGCTAAGTATGGAGTAAGCGACTGGAAAGCACCTTAG
- a CDS encoding SIMPL domain-containing protein — protein sequence MQQYSKASAFILGAFIFVGLASLGYLLAGAAIEYKQYDRSVTVKGLSEREFKADIVIWPIQFTAASNDLESLYSAIEANTSKIQQFLGKNGISNEEITFSSPSITDKSAQQYGGNAKPEFRYTAMQTVTVYSKNIDAVIAVMGTLSALGKQGIVFSGGNYQSQTEYLFTRLNEVKPEMIEEATRKAREVATKFALDSDSQLGKIKKASQGQFSISSRDKNNPHIKKLRVVSTVEYYLSD from the coding sequence GTGCAACAATATAGTAAGGCGAGTGCGTTTATATTAGGGGCATTTATTTTTGTCGGGTTAGCATCGTTAGGGTACTTGCTCGCGGGCGCAGCGATTGAATATAAACAGTACGATAGAAGTGTGACAGTCAAAGGTCTATCTGAACGCGAATTTAAAGCAGATATTGTGATTTGGCCTATTCAGTTTACTGCTGCGAGTAATGACTTAGAGTCTTTGTATAGTGCCATTGAGGCCAATACGTCAAAAATACAACAATTTCTAGGCAAAAACGGTATCAGTAACGAAGAGATTACATTCTCATCCCCTTCTATTACCGATAAATCAGCTCAGCAATACGGGGGTAATGCTAAACCTGAGTTTCGTTATACGGCTATGCAGACGGTAACCGTTTACTCAAAGAATATTGATGCTGTCATTGCGGTTATGGGCACTTTGTCTGCATTAGGGAAACAGGGAATCGTTTTTAGTGGGGGTAATTATCAGTCACAAACTGAATATCTATTTACACGGTTAAACGAAGTAAAACCAGAAATGATTGAAGAGGCGACTCGCAAAGCACGAGAAGTCGCAACAAAATTTGCGTTGGACTCAGACAGTCAGTTAGGGAAAATTAAAAAGGCTTCTCAAGGGCAGTTTAGTATTAGTTCGAGAGACAAAAACAACCCCCATATTAAAAAACTAAGGGTCGTGTCTACGGTTGAGTATTACTTGTCTGATTAG
- a CDS encoding carbonic anhydrase, translating into MEKIVKGVLNFRQNIYPKHKDLFGTLADGQSPEVLFVTCSDSRIDPNLLTGSNPGDLFICRNAGNIIPPHSNETGGMTASIEYAVAVLGVRHIIICGHTDCGAIKGALDLNALAGLPHVKEWLGHCRSAMEIVRERNNVPLDQCVGHEHLNEAIEENVLQQVQHIRTHPAVAAKLATGKVHIHGWIYDIKNGGIRCCNHSDTEFREFEEQYADIIDNQ; encoded by the coding sequence GTGGAAAAGATAGTCAAAGGCGTGTTGAACTTCCGCCAAAACATTTACCCAAAGCACAAGGATTTATTCGGTACCTTAGCTGATGGACAAAGCCCAGAAGTCCTCTTTGTTACTTGCTCCGACTCTCGCATCGACCCCAACCTACTAACCGGCTCTAACCCTGGCGACCTATTCATCTGCCGTAATGCCGGTAACATCATCCCTCCGCACAGCAATGAAACCGGCGGCATGACGGCATCCATCGAATATGCGGTTGCGGTGCTGGGGGTTCGGCACATCATCATATGCGGTCATACCGACTGCGGTGCCATTAAAGGCGCATTGGACTTAAACGCCTTGGCAGGCCTTCCTCATGTGAAAGAGTGGTTAGGGCACTGCCGTTCAGCAATGGAGATTGTAAGAGAGCGCAATAATGTCCCTCTTGATCAATGTGTCGGTCATGAGCACTTAAATGAAGCCATCGAAGAGAACGTATTACAGCAAGTGCAACATATACGCACCCACCCAGCAGTTGCCGCTAAATTAGCCACCGGTAAAGTACATATTCACGGTTGGATTTACGACATTAAAAATGGCGGAATTCGTTGCTGTAACCATAGCGACACAGAGTTCCGCGAGTTTGAAGAACAGTACGCTGATATCATCGATAACCAATAG
- a CDS encoding LysR family transcriptional regulator, with protein MNITQLRLFRDIARDLSFVKVAQKNHITQPAVSVHIKKLEHELGKKLFVRTPHNTQLTPEGELILADVKEILRLCDSLKIRSSYSQGVLEGNIRIATIHSIGMYEMGEFLSSFMKAFPKVHIHLEYRRFDDIYHLLLKEKIDLGIVAFPEMRTKIETINCGEDELVLIVAKGHPLAARKTVLLEQIDGAPFIAFDEGQPTREAIDNLFNERNIGVDLRMTNDNIYTIKKAVEANVGVSIVPANTVNEEVHQGTLVRLKIRDANLIRPLALLKLKKTKLNTPLELFVQKLLAFSVKDKKRRELKGN; from the coding sequence ATGAATATTACACAATTACGTCTCTTTAGAGACATTGCACGAGACTTGAGCTTTGTAAAAGTTGCGCAAAAGAACCATATCACGCAACCCGCAGTGAGTGTGCATATCAAGAAACTCGAGCACGAATTAGGCAAAAAGCTTTTTGTTCGAACGCCGCATAATACTCAGTTAACACCGGAGGGTGAGCTGATACTAGCGGATGTAAAAGAGATACTCAGGCTCTGTGATAGCCTTAAAATACGCTCAAGTTATAGTCAGGGTGTATTGGAAGGGAATATTCGAATTGCGACCATTCATAGTATCGGTATGTATGAGATGGGTGAGTTCCTCTCGTCGTTTATGAAGGCGTTCCCCAAAGTGCATATCCATCTGGAGTATCGTAGGTTTGATGATATCTACCACTTGCTGTTAAAAGAAAAAATTGATCTTGGGATTGTCGCATTCCCTGAAATGAGAACAAAAATAGAAACCATTAATTGTGGCGAAGATGAGTTAGTGCTGATTGTTGCAAAAGGACACCCTCTAGCGGCGAGAAAAACTGTTTTGTTAGAACAGATTGATGGTGCACCCTTTATAGCTTTCGATGAAGGGCAGCCCACCAGAGAAGCGATAGATAACTTGTTCAACGAACGCAATATTGGTGTCGATCTACGGATGACGAATGACAATATTTACACTATTAAGAAAGCGGTAGAGGCAAATGTTGGTGTCTCTATAGTGCCAGCAAACACCGTTAATGAAGAGGTTCATCAAGGTACGCTTGTCAGGCTAAAGATACGAGATGCAAATCTGATACGCCCTCTTGCTTTACTGAAATTAAAGAAGACCAAACTAAATACCCCGCTCGAGCTGTTTGTACAGAAACTGTTGGCGTTTAGTGTGAAAGATAAAAAGAGGCGTGAACTTAAAGGTAATTAG
- the ppk2 gene encoding polyphosphate kinase 2 has protein sequence MKKHKKEKQKKKKDYSKIVYDLNAKNGKIPWNAEGTYPYKKKMGVLEYEREKHELQIELLKMQSWVKDTKQRIVIIFEGRDAAGKGGTIKRFMEHLNPRGAHVVALEKPSAHERNQWYFQRYIKHLPSKGEIILFDRSWYNRAGVEKVMGYCTDQEYLEFLRQTPDFERMLVNSGIKVFKYWFSASRTEQFRRFKSRQKDPLKHWKLSPVDLASLDRWDDYTTAKNAMMFHTDTKDAPWTIIRSDDKKRGRINCMRHFLNSLDYTGKDSDVVYNPDPLIAGTSKQIYEKDENA, from the coding sequence TTGAAAAAACATAAAAAAGAGAAGCAAAAAAAGAAAAAAGATTACTCTAAAATTGTGTACGACCTTAATGCAAAAAACGGAAAAATTCCGTGGAATGCTGAAGGGACATATCCCTATAAAAAGAAGATGGGGGTATTGGAGTATGAGCGTGAAAAACACGAGCTACAAATCGAACTGTTAAAAATGCAGAGTTGGGTTAAAGATACCAAACAGCGCATAGTCATCATTTTTGAAGGGCGTGATGCAGCGGGTAAAGGCGGTACGATTAAACGCTTTATGGAGCACCTTAACCCTCGTGGTGCTCATGTTGTGGCACTCGAAAAGCCAAGCGCACATGAACGTAACCAGTGGTATTTTCAGCGCTATATTAAACACCTCCCCAGTAAAGGCGAGATCATCCTTTTTGACCGTTCATGGTACAACCGGGCCGGTGTTGAGAAAGTGATGGGGTATTGTACCGACCAAGAATACCTTGAGTTTCTCCGTCAAACCCCTGATTTCGAGCGTATGTTGGTCAATAGCGGCATCAAGGTCTTTAAATACTGGTTTTCCGCTAGCAGGACTGAACAGTTCAGACGCTTCAAGTCGCGTCAGAAAGATCCTTTAAAACATTGGAAGTTAAGCCCGGTTGACTTAGCCTCACTCGACCGTTGGGATGATTACACCACCGCAAAAAATGCGATGATGTTCCACACAGATACTAAAGATGCACCGTGGACCATCATCCGCTCTGATGACAAGAAACGAGGCCGAATCAACTGCATGCGGCACTTTTTAAACTCATTAGATTATACCGGCAAAGATAGCGATGTGGTTTACAACCCAGACCCTTTAATTGCTGGCACGTCGAAGCAGATTTACGAAAAAGATGAAAACGCTTAA